One Vigna unguiculata cultivar IT97K-499-35 chromosome 7, ASM411807v1, whole genome shotgun sequence genomic region harbors:
- the LOC114190483 gene encoding photosystem II D1 precursor processing protein PSB27-H2, chloroplastic isoform X5 — MVWAEESSGEKEEEDKGVIGAIKSLFDPNEKTKYGKVLPKAYLKSAREVVKTLRESLNETSDDVAKFRRTADSAKESIRKYLGSWRGNQTLVQEESYVILEKVIRSLANFYSKAGPSAPLSQEVKSEILDYLNTAEDFL, encoded by the exons GGGCTGAAGAGAGTTCTGgtgagaaagaggaagaagataaaGGGGTTATTGGGGCTATCAAATCATTATTTGATCCTAATGAGAAAACAAAGTATGGAAAGGTGTTGCCTAAGGCTTACTTAAAGTCAGCAAGAGAAGTAGTGAAAACACTGCGTGAATCTTTAAATGAAACCAGTGATGACGTTGCCAAATTTAGAAGGACTGCAGATTCCGCAAAGGAGTCAATTCGGAAATATTTGGGCAGTTGGAGGGGAAATCAGACTCTTGTGCAAGAA GAATCATATGTTATTTTGGAGAAAGTAATAAGATCTTTGGCAAACTTTTACTCGAAGGCAGGGCCATCAGCTCCACTATCACAAGAAGTTAAGTCTGAAATATTAGATTACCTAAATACAGCTGAAgattttttgtag
- the LOC114190156 gene encoding imidazoleglycerol-phosphate dehydratase, chloroplastic-like isoform X1, whose amino-acid sequence MELSAPPSFPASPSSPLLKSRVRVFNAIPNPTPSPFKASIFSLNPRKFTPMDLPRNVSSAAVVGDNDSATTTLPIDSGARIGEVKRVTKETNVSVKINLDGSGVADSSSGIPFLDHMLDQLASHGLFDVHVKATGDIHIDDHHTNEDVALAIGTALLQALGDRKGINRFGNFSAPLDEALIHVSLDLSGRPYLGYNLDIPTQRVGTYDTQLVEHFFQSLVNTSGMTLHIRQLAGKNSHHIIEATFKAFARALRQATEYDPRRLGTVPSSKGVLSRS is encoded by the exons ATGGAACTATCTGCTCCTCCCTCTTTTCCAGCATCTCCTTCTTCCCCACTTCTAAAATCAAGGGTTAGGGTTTTCAACGCAATACCCAACCCCACGCCCTCACCTTTCAAAGCTTCAATCTTTTCACTCAATCCACGCAAATTCACTCCGATGGATCTTCCCAGAAACGTCTCCTCCGCTGCCGTGGTGGGAGACAATGATTCAGCTACGACGACGTTGCCTATTGACTCAG GTGCTAGAATTGGAGAGGTTAAAAGGGTCACTAAGGAGACCAATGTATCAGTCAAGATAAACTTGGATGGTTCCGGGGTTGCTGATAGTAGTAGCGGAATTCCCTTCCTCGATCATATGCTCGAC CAACTTGCATCCCATGGGCTGTTTGATGTACACGTAAAGGCTACAGGTGACATACatattgatgatcatcacacaAATGAAGACGTCGCACTTGCTATTGGAACA GCTTTGCTGCAGGCTCTTGGTGATAGGAAGGGTATTAACCGGTTTGGTAACTTCTCTGCTCCACTTGATGAGGCATTAATACACGTTTCGCTG GATTTGTCTGGCCGGCCATATCTAGGTTATAATTTGGACATACCCACTCAGAGGGTTGGGACATACGATACTCAG TTGGTGGAACACTTCTTCCAATCATTGGTGAACACGTCTGGTATGACACTTCACATTCGGCAG CTTGCTGGAAAAAATTCCCATCATATTATTGAGGCGACCTTTAAAGCTTTTGCTAGGGCTCTTCGACAAGCAACCGAGTATGATCCACGTCGCCTTGGAACTGTACCAAG CTCGAAGGGGGTTCTGTCTCGTAGCTGA
- the LOC114190156 gene encoding imidazoleglycerol-phosphate dehydratase, chloroplastic-like isoform X2 yields MELSAPPSFPASPSSPLLKSRVRVFNAIPNPTPSPFKASIFSLNPRKFTPMDLPRNVSSAAVVGDNDSATTTLPIDSGARIGEVKRVTKETNVSVKINLDGSGVADSSSGIPFLDHMLDQLASHGLFDVHVKATGDIHIDDHHTNEDVALAIGTALLQALGDRKGINRFGNFSAPLDEALIHVSLDLSGRPYLGYNLDIPTQRVGTYDTQLVEHFFQSLVNTSGMTLHIRQNLYAFL; encoded by the exons ATGGAACTATCTGCTCCTCCCTCTTTTCCAGCATCTCCTTCTTCCCCACTTCTAAAATCAAGGGTTAGGGTTTTCAACGCAATACCCAACCCCACGCCCTCACCTTTCAAAGCTTCAATCTTTTCACTCAATCCACGCAAATTCACTCCGATGGATCTTCCCAGAAACGTCTCCTCCGCTGCCGTGGTGGGAGACAATGATTCAGCTACGACGACGTTGCCTATTGACTCAG GTGCTAGAATTGGAGAGGTTAAAAGGGTCACTAAGGAGACCAATGTATCAGTCAAGATAAACTTGGATGGTTCCGGGGTTGCTGATAGTAGTAGCGGAATTCCCTTCCTCGATCATATGCTCGAC CAACTTGCATCCCATGGGCTGTTTGATGTACACGTAAAGGCTACAGGTGACATACatattgatgatcatcacacaAATGAAGACGTCGCACTTGCTATTGGAACA GCTTTGCTGCAGGCTCTTGGTGATAGGAAGGGTATTAACCGGTTTGGTAACTTCTCTGCTCCACTTGATGAGGCATTAATACACGTTTCGCTG GATTTGTCTGGCCGGCCATATCTAGGTTATAATTTGGACATACCCACTCAGAGGGTTGGGACATACGATACTCAG TTGGTGGAACACTTCTTCCAATCATTGGTGAACACGTCTGGTATGACACTTCACATTCGGCAG AACTTATATGCATTCCTCTGA